The uncultured Paludibaculum sp. sequence GAACCGCGGCAGGATCGCGCTGAAGAAACTGGGCTCGGTGAAGAGCGGGAAGGACCAGGGGTCGATCGCGGCGACGTTCCAGTGGATGGACCTGGCCGGGTCAGTGGTGCTGGACGAATCGCGTTTGATGACTTTCCGGAAGGAAGGCGACCTACGGATTGTGGACTTCGACATCACTTTGACGGCGGTGATCCCGAGCACGTTCCGCGACGAGAAGGATGGGCTGTTCGGACTGCGGATCCGGCCGGATCTGCAGGAGCAGAAGCACAGCGGCAAGATCGTGAACGCCGAGGGGCTGGAGACGGAGAAAGAGGCCTGGGGCAAACCCTCGAATTGGGTGGACTACTCGGGCGACGTGAATGGCGAGAAGGTCGGGATCGCGATCTTCGACAATCCGGGGAACCCGCGGCATCCGGTGCGTTGGCATGTGCGGGGTTACGGGCTGTTCGCGGCGAACCCGTTTGGCCTGGCAGTGTTCACGGGCGACAAGACTAAGAGCGGAAGCATGACGCTGATGCCGAAGGACTCACTGCGGTTCCGGTACCGTGTGGTGATTCATCCCGGCGATGCGGCGACGGCCCATATTGCGGACCTGTATACCAAGTACGAAGCGATGAAGTAGGGACTGGCTGCGTCCGCGCCCTTGTGATCACGGCTCGATGCTATGGCTCGAGCCGTGAGTGCTGTTTTGGGAGCGACCACAACGCGGGTGGAGGTTCTGGTTTCAAAGAGCTTTTGCGGGGCCGGTGTGAGTCAGCGCCCGCGACGAACTGTTGTCAGGTATTCAGGCTAGGTGGTTGGCTTTGATCCCACTGGAGCGGTGGATTGCACTTCGGGTGCCGGGCCAAGTGGATTGGCGGTGCGGACCCTGGGCGTCCTCGCTTTCGAGCCCAGTTGTCTCGACCAGCGGGTGGACCCGCCGGATCGCCGTTTCTCCGCCAACGTTCATCTTTTTCACCTCTTTCTGAGTTGTACACGGGCGAACCAAGCGTTTTTGCGGGTTCTGGCGGTAAGCAACTGATTCCAGGGCGAAGATAGTTTTCCATTTCGTGGACGCTCTTGCAGAACTCAAGCGAAAACGGGTTGACTCTTTTGGTCAGATTGCGCCAACGGACGTCTTCTTCCAATTGCGCCCCGCCGACGCCGCATGGTTCGGTCGCTCGCTCCGATGATCTCGGCCGCACTCCACCATGTGATCTTCTTGGTCATCGCCTTGAGCAACACATTTGAGTTGTGTCTGTCAAGTTCTGCAAAAGCACTGAGCTTCATGGAGCCTTCTGGTTGAGCGGGGGTGGAGGTGTGGAGGCGGGGGCAGCGAGTCCCCGCCTCCACTCAACCCTGTAGTCACCCCCGGCCGCCTTCAGGCGGCGGGCTGTATATCGCGCAGTAGCTGCTTCTTGTGCTCTTTCAGCTCCTCCATGTTCAGATAGCGCGTCGCTTCCACCCAGTCCTCGTGGATCTCCACCGCCAGCGCTCGCACCAGCCGCAGGCAGCTCGCCGCGTTCGGGAAGATCCTCACCACCAGGGTCCGGCGTTTGAGCTCCTCGTTCAGTCGCTCCAGCATGTTCGTCGACTTCAGATGCTTGTGGTGCGCCTGCGGCAGACGGTAAAACGTCAGCGTCTCCTCGATCTGCTCCTCCACCCACTGGCACAATCTGGCGTAGCGCGATTCCCACTTCTTCAGCCATGCCGCCAGATCCTGCCGCGCCTCGGCCAGGTTGCGGCGGTCGTAGATCCAGCGCAACTCGGTCAGACAATCGTCGTCGGCCTTGCGCGGCAGATGGTCCAGCGCATTGCGCAGGAAGTGCACGTAGCACCGTTGCCAGGCGGCCTCCGGCACGACCTCGGCAATCGCACGCTTCAGGCCCGCGTGATCGTCGCTGACAACCAGTTCCACTCCGCGCAGCCCCCGCTGCCGCAGCTTCACCAGAAACTCGCGCCAGCTCGACGCGCTCTCCCGGTTGGCCAGTTCCACGGCCAGGATGCAGCGCCGCCCGTCCCAGTTCACCCCGATCGCCACCTGCACCGCCCGGCTCCGGATCACGCCGTCCTCGCGCACCTTTTCGTAGCGCGCGTCCAGGATCAGAAACGGATAGTCCTCCTCCAGCGGCCGCGTCGCGAACTTCTCCAGTTCCTCGTCCATCGTCTGGTTGATCCGGCTGATCGTCGAGGCCGAAAACTCATGCCCACATAGTTCCTCGGTGATCGCCTTCACCTTGCGCGTCGACACGCCCTGCACGTACATCTCGGCCAGCGCCCCGACCAGCGCCTTTTCGCTGCGCTGATAGCGCTCAAAGACCTCGGTCCGGAAGCGCCCTTGCCGGTCCTGCGGCACGCGCAGCTCAATGCGGCCGACCCGCGTCACCAGCCCACGGACATAGGAGCCGCTGCGATAGCCGGTGCGCATCGGGGTGCGCTCCGACCGCGCCGCACAGAGCGTTTCCTCCATCTCGGCATCCAGTACCTGCTGCACGACGCTCTGCACCAGCGCCTTCATGAAATCGGAGTCTTCCGCCATCACCGCTTTCCAGTCCACCCGGTTCGCGGTATCCTTCTTTCGGGTCATTGGTCCTTTCCTTCCTTCCGCTGCGATACGGATCAGAAAGGCTTACCATGGCCCTCTTTGCTTTTGCAGAACTCTTAGAACATAACCCACATTTGGGCTCGAGCGGACAGATCGTGTGTGAATTGGACCGGACAGATCACATACTAACGACACTCGAAGTAGGGAGCGTTGAAAAGGGGGCGTGCTTCATGTATTCTCGTGACGTCGGTCGTGGCAAGGCATCGCGAGAGCGAGCAGTTCCCAATCCAGGTTGGCCGACCACATGTCAAGAGGTCAGGTTCGCCTCGTCCCGCATGTTGGGCTAAGCTGAGTGAGCTCCTGGATTTGGCATGACGTGTGCCTCGCTGTCGTACGCTTCGTCATGAGCGCGTCTGCTCCCTACCAACTGCCAGGCTGCCGGTGAAAGGGTTGCTTTTTGTCGACCATGCCTGAACTCCGAAGTGTATCGATAGCGGCGCCGGCCTATAACGAGGGCGCGATCATCGAAGGCATCGTCGAGACCTGGGTCACGCATTTGAAGTCGTTGGCTTGGGTCGAGCGATTCGAAATTGCGATCTGCAACGATGGCAGCGGTGACGATACAGGTGATCGTCTCGACCGCCTCGCCACGATCTACCCCGAAGTGAGGCCCGTCCACTTCCCGATCAATCAAGGTGCCGCGGCCGCCCTCGCCCGAGCGATTGAAGCGACCTCGTTCGACTGGGTATTTCTAATCGATTCCGATGGGCAGTTTCCGATCGAGAATCTGACGCCCATGATGGAAGCGATCGAGCGCAGCGGAGCGAAGGCCGCCATTGGCGTGCGTCACTCCAAGCAGAATTCCCTGTTCGCGCAACTGGGCTCGCGGGCGAGCGCGGTCTTCTGCAACTTTTTCCATGGGACGAAATACCGGGACTTCAATTGCGCTCTCAAGCTGGTGGATGGCGCGCTCCTTCGATCGATCCCATTGGAAGCCAAGGGCCTGAACTATTCCACTGAGATCAGCTCGAAGCTGATCGAACGGGACGCGGCACCCATCGAAGTGGACATCGAACACCGTCCGCGAGTCGGCGGCAAGAGCAGCCTCAAGCTGCTCAAGGGCGCACGGGACCGGTTTCTCTTCGTAATGTATCTCGGATTCCGTCAGCTTCTGATACATTGGAATGTTTTGAGAAGACCCCACGTATGACCACCCGGAACCCGGTTAACGTCTGTATTTTCTGTGGTGGTCGTGGAAGCGCCGCGTTGATCCGCGAGTTGCTGCGGCGTCCGGACATCCAGCTCAGCCTATTGGTGAATGCGTACGATGACGGGTTGTCCACCGGTGCACTTCGCGAATTCATTCCGGGCATGTTGGGGCCGTCGGACTTCCGGAAAAACCTGTCCTATATCCTGGATTTCTATTCTCCTCAGCAATTCGGGTTGCTGCGTTTGTTCGAGTATCGCTTGCCCGAGGGGTTCGATCAGAATGGCGCGGAGGGATTCAAGCAGTATGTGAAGACCGGGGATGATCGCACGCTCGACGTTCAATTGCGCTCCCTCTTCGGCGATCTGGAGGCACGCACGCGGCAGCAGGCCCTACGAATGCTTCGTGCGTTTTTCAAGTACCACGCGGCGAGCGACGCTCGCCAGAAGCTCACGTTCAACGACTGCTCGCTGGGAAATCTGCTGTTCGCGGGCAGCCATATTCTCTGTGGGGGCGATTTCAACGCCGCTACCGCCATGCTATCGGAGCTAGTCGGGTCGAAGGCTCGTCTAATTAACGTCAGCGAGGGCGAGTGCCGTACCCTGGTCGGCTTAAAGGCTGACGGCACCTTGTTGGGCTGCGAGGGACAGCTCGTCGGCAAGCAATCGCCGGTGCCGATCATCGACACATTCCTCCTGGGCTCCACGCCGGAGCCCGCCGAGTGGCAGGAAGTCGCTAACACTTCGGTGGACGAGAAGGCACTTTGGCTGAGAAGCCGCGAACTGCCAGTCAAACCATCGGAGGAGGCGCTTGCAGCACTGGCCGCGGCGGATGTGATTCTCTATGGCGCGGGCACCCAACACTCGTCCGTACTTCCGAGCTGCCGCATTGCGCGCGAAGCCATTCTGAGCAGCCCGGCGCGGATCAAGGCTCAGGTGATCAACCTGCGGGAGGACCACGACATCCAGGGTTTGAGCGTAACCGATCTGGTGGATCGTGCTCTGTTCTATCTGGACGATCCCTCCAATGCGCGCCGTGGGATCACGCATTTTCTCTACAACGCCTCCGGAGAATCGTGCAATGCTATTCGCCTGGACCCGTCGAGGCTCGATAGCGGCGAGAAATATAAAGGAGCGACCGCCGTCGGCGGAAGCTTTGAGAATTACGTCAAGCCCAATGTGCACAACGGCTACGCCGTCGTCGACCAGTTGCTGCAACTGCTGCGGAGCGCCGGCAGGGAAGCGGCGGAAGGGCTCGACATCTACCTCGACCTGGTGGGGCGAAATCTCGCGTTGGAGTCGATCATCGACGAGTTGGCGGAGTTGCCGGTCCATGATAGGGTCGGACCGGTCTCGGTGTTCCTGAGCGGCGCGAAAGTGCCGTCCGGCTGGACCAATAGCCGGGTTTTGTTTCACGAGAGCGCTTTCGAAGGTCCAAACGCCGAAGTTTCCTTCCTGCGCGAGTGGTTGTCCAAGCGGAGCAGCGAGTATCTGGTTACAATGACCGGCGATGGCGAGTACCGGTTGGGGGACATCGTGCCGGCAGTGGAGGTCCTGCGAGCGGCTAACTACGGGGCGGTGCTGGGCTCTCGCCTGCAGAGCCGTCTTCAGTTCCGGACCTCGCTTCGGGCTGCGTATGGGGAAAGCGGCCTGTTGTTCCATCTGAGCGCGATCGGGGCTTTCTTGACCTCAGCCGTGTTCGGCCTGCGATTTAGTGTCTTTATCTCGGACCCACTTACGGGGTTCCGGGTTTATCGGCGAAACCAGCTTTCGGCCGAGTTCCAGAAGGCCCTCTCCGAGCGCTCATCCGACACGGCGATCGGAGTGATGCAGCGTCTTCTCGAATGTAATGTGGAGATCGCGGAGATTCCGGTCGTCTATCGTACGTTCACTGGTTTTACGGACGCAAAATGGCGATTCCGGCGCGGGCTGCGCAACCTCTTTCGAGCGCTATCATGAAGTGCGCCGACACGGCGCTCCGCCACCTTTTGTTCGATTTCGACGGTACGTTGGTGGATTCGGACGCACTCCACGAGGCCTGCTTCCGCTCTACCTTATCCGAATTCGAGCCTGAACTGCTATCCGGCTTTGTCTACTCACGCTACAAGGGAATGGTCACGCGCTCGGTATTCGCAACGCTGGGAATCGGCTCCGAAGAGCGGAACCAGTTCCTAACTACGGAGAAGCAGCTCCGGTATCGAAATGAGGTGGCAGCAGGGCGATTACAATTGGTACCTGGAGCGATGGACATTCTGGTTTGGGGACAAACAAACGGTATGCGGCAGTTCATCGTAACGGGCGGGAGCGGGCGCGCTCTGCACGACGCGATGGAAGCAACGCGGATTGGCGGTTTCATCGAGGGATCGGTCACGGGCGATGACGTAAAGCGGGGCAAGCCGGCGCCCGATTCCTATCTTGAATGTATGCGGCGGTTTGGCCTGGCTGCGGGAGAGTGCCTGGCAATCGAGGATGCTTTGGCGGGCGCGCGCGCCGCGCGGTCCGCCGGGCTGAGAGTTGTGGGCATCCGCGACGCCGAAGTGGCCGGGGCGTGCGATATGTGGTTTGCGGGCTTGCCCGAGCTGCAATCGGAATTATCGCGAATCGTTTTGCTGGGGCTGCGCGGATGAAGGTCTGCGCAGTGATCCCGGCTGCCGGACGCGGAACCCGCCTCGGCGTCGATGTTCCCAAGATCCTGGTGCCCATGGTGCCCGGCTGCACGATTTGGGATGTGCTTAAGCGGAAGCTCTGGGCGGTCGTGGACCACATTCACGTAGTCCTTTCGCCGTCGGGTCTCCCGCAATTCGAGGCGATACTGGGTAGCGACGCCGATCGTGCTTCGGTATCGACCGGGGTTCAAGAGACGCCTACCGGGATGGGCGATGCGGTCTTTTCCGGGGTGCCGGTTTGGGAGAAAGCGGACGATCTTCTGGTGATCTGGAGTGACCAGGTCCACGTTTCGGCGCAGACGCTGGGCGACTGCCTACGTGCGCACGCGGCGGGAAACAAGCCACGGCTCACGCTCCCGGTAGTGAGCATGCCGGAGCCTTACGTGGAATACCGTTTCGACGATCGTGGCTGTCTGCTGCGGGTATTGCAGTCGCGCGAAGGAGACCAGTGCGCGCCCGGTGGCTACGGCGATGTCGGCGTCTTCCTTCTCTCCACCGCCGGACTGCCGAGGTTGTGGGATGAGTATTGCGCCATCACACAGCCAGGAACGGCAACAGGTGAGCGCAACTTTCTTCCGTTTCTGGTTTACCTATCCAGTCAAGGTTGGGAGGTCGGACGAGTGGCCGTAACCGACCCGAACGAGGCACGCGGCATCAATACTCCCGAGGACCTCGCATTTTTCCAGTCCCTTTACTCAGGGGAGGGCGCGCCGCCACGGTGATGCGCATCGAGGAGCTATGAACAAACCTGTCCTGGTTACAGGCGGCGCCGGATTTATCGGCAGCCACTTGGTGGAATATCTGATCCAATCGGGATATCCGGTACGCGTGCTGGATGCGTTGGTTTACGGGCGCCGCGAATGGGTCCATCCGGACGCCGAATTCGTGCAAGGCGATATCTGCGACCTGGATACGTGCCGCGCTGCCGCGCGCGGCGTGTCGGGCGTGTTTCACATGGCGGCTATGTCGCGGTCTGCCCCGTCGTTGGACAACATCGATGTGTGCACGCAGTCGAACATCGTGGGCACCCAAAACGTGCTCATCGCGGCGCGCGAGGCTCGCGTTGACAAAGTCGTGTATAGCGGCTCATCGACCTACTACGGGAGCCAGCCGCCGCCGCACCGCGAATACGAGACCCCTCCGGAGTTTTTAAACCTCTACGGCCTGTCGAAACGGGTTGGAGAGCAATACTGCCTGCTCTTCGACGAGAAGTTCAACGTTCCTACGATTGTGCTGCGATATTTCAACGTATATGGTCCGCGGCAGCCGAAGACGGGGGCGTATGCTCTTGTGCTGGGGATCTTTCTGGCACGATGGGCGGCGGGCGAGCCGCTCGAAATCCACGGCGATGGGTGTCAACGCCGCGATTTTGTCCATGTGCGCGACGTTGTCCGAGCCAATGTCATGGCGTTTGAGAGTGCGCGTCGGCACGAGATCTTCAACGTGGGAAGCGGAACCAACACGTCCATCAAGGAGCTCGCGGACATGATTTCGGCAGATCAGGTCTACGGTCCGCGACGTGGGGCGGATGCGCTGGTCACTCTCGCGGACATCTCTCGCATTCGCGAAGCGCTCGGCTGGCAGCCGCAAGTCTCCTTCGAAACGGGAGTCCGCGAGCTGATGGCGCAGACCAAGCAGGAGGTCGATTGACGCCAACGGCTGCGTATGTACGGGATATGGCTTGATGACGGCCTCCGCCGCGACAAATCCGGGCATAACTGGCAGCAGCGTGTTCTCCCGGTTTGCGATGGGTCTGGCGCTGGTTGCGTTCGTGTTTCTCTTTCGCATGCCAAACGCTTTCCTGGATCGCGAACTCAACGTGGATGAGTCTCAGTTCCTCGCGCAGGGCATGAAGTTCGCTGAAGATCCGGTTCCCTGGCGCGCGGTTGATGGCACCGGCGGCGGGCCCGTCGACTCCTATGTGGTGACTCTTTTTCTGCTCGCCGGCTTCAAGCCCAGCTATCTCCTTGTCCACCTGTTGGCGAACGCAATTGTTAGTTTTCACGTGGCGTTAGCATACGCGACGATTCTGCGTTTCACCCACCTTGCGCGCGCGGTTCTGGCAGTGATTCCGATTGCGATAATGTACAGTTTCACGTCAAACGCCGAGTTCCTGCACTACTCGAGCGAACTTTTGCCGGTGTTGTTCTTGTCGGCCGGTTTCTACCAGGTGGTCGTTTGGTGGACTGACGGTGCCAAATCACAAACTCCGGCGAGGCTCGCTCGACTCTTTGTTGCCGGGTTCGCATTGGGGATAGCCCCATGGTGCAAGCTACAGGCGGCGCCGATCACCGCTACCCTCGGAGTTCTTGTCTTGGGGTCCTTGGCCGCCAATGGGGCGCCA is a genomic window containing:
- a CDS encoding NAD-dependent epimerase/dehydratase family protein; the protein is MNKPVLVTGGAGFIGSHLVEYLIQSGYPVRVLDALVYGRREWVHPDAEFVQGDICDLDTCRAAARGVSGVFHMAAMSRSAPSLDNIDVCTQSNIVGTQNVLIAAREARVDKVVYSGSSTYYGSQPPPHREYETPPEFLNLYGLSKRVGEQYCLLFDEKFNVPTIVLRYFNVYGPRQPKTGAYALVLGIFLARWAAGEPLEIHGDGCQRRDFVHVRDVVRANVMAFESARRHEIFNVGSGTNTSIKELADMISADQVYGPRRGADALVTLADISRIREALGWQPQVSFETGVRELMAQTKQEVD
- a CDS encoding HAD-IA family hydrolase, which encodes MKCADTALRHLLFDFDGTLVDSDALHEACFRSTLSEFEPELLSGFVYSRYKGMVTRSVFATLGIGSEERNQFLTTEKQLRYRNEVAAGRLQLVPGAMDILVWGQTNGMRQFIVTGGSGRALHDAMEATRIGGFIEGSVTGDDVKRGKPAPDSYLECMRRFGLAAGECLAIEDALAGARAARSAGLRVVGIRDAEVAGACDMWFAGLPELQSELSRIVLLGLRG
- a CDS encoding NTP transferase domain-containing protein, which produces MKVCAVIPAAGRGTRLGVDVPKILVPMVPGCTIWDVLKRKLWAVVDHIHVVLSPSGLPQFEAILGSDADRASVSTGVQETPTGMGDAVFSGVPVWEKADDLLVIWSDQVHVSAQTLGDCLRAHAAGNKPRLTLPVVSMPEPYVEYRFDDRGCLLRVLQSREGDQCAPGGYGDVGVFLLSTAGLPRLWDEYCAITQPGTATGERNFLPFLVYLSSQGWEVGRVAVTDPNEARGINTPEDLAFFQSLYSGEGAPPR
- a CDS encoding glycosyltransferase family 2 protein; its protein translation is MPELRSVSIAAPAYNEGAIIEGIVETWVTHLKSLAWVERFEIAICNDGSGDDTGDRLDRLATIYPEVRPVHFPINQGAAAALARAIEATSFDWVFLIDSDGQFPIENLTPMMEAIERSGAKAAIGVRHSKQNSLFAQLGSRASAVFCNFFHGTKYRDFNCALKLVDGALLRSIPLEAKGLNYSTEISSKLIERDAAPIEVDIEHRPRVGGKSSLKLLKGARDRFLFVMYLGFRQLLIHWNVLRRPHV
- a CDS encoding IS256 family transposase, which codes for MTRKKDTANRVDWKAVMAEDSDFMKALVQSVVQQVLDAEMEETLCAARSERTPMRTGYRSGSYVRGLVTRVGRIELRVPQDRQGRFRTEVFERYQRSEKALVGALAEMYVQGVSTRKVKAITEELCGHEFSASTISRINQTMDEELEKFATRPLEEDYPFLILDARYEKVREDGVIRSRAVQVAIGVNWDGRRCILAVELANRESASSWREFLVKLRQRGLRGVELVVSDDHAGLKRAIAEVVPEAAWQRCYVHFLRNALDHLPRKADDDCLTELRWIYDRRNLAEARQDLAAWLKKWESRYARLCQWVEEQIEETLTFYRLPQAHHKHLKSTNMLERLNEELKRRTLVVRIFPNAASCLRLVRALAVEIHEDWVEATRYLNMEELKEHKKQLLRDIQPAA
- a CDS encoding PmoA family protein, encoding MKPVLRFLLPTLALLPMVVGQVKITSGSEKVSVEIDGKPFTDFFIAGPDVTKPYLHPLRAASGTYVTRMWPMAEVAGEPTDHKHQRGLWFAHAKVNELDFWNNEASYTTKNRGRIALKKLGSVKSGKDQGSIAATFQWMDLAGSVVLDESRLMTFRKEGDLRIVDFDITLTAVIPSTFRDEKDGLFGLRIRPDLQEQKHSGKIVNAEGLETEKEAWGKPSNWVDYSGDVNGEKVGIAIFDNPGNPRHPVRWHVRGYGLFAANPFGLAVFTGDKTKSGSMTLMPKDSLRFRYRVVIHPGDAATAHIADLYTKYEAMK
- a CDS encoding 2-phospho-L-lactate transferase CofD family protein; translation: MTTRNPVNVCIFCGGRGSAALIRELLRRPDIQLSLLVNAYDDGLSTGALREFIPGMLGPSDFRKNLSYILDFYSPQQFGLLRLFEYRLPEGFDQNGAEGFKQYVKTGDDRTLDVQLRSLFGDLEARTRQQALRMLRAFFKYHAASDARQKLTFNDCSLGNLLFAGSHILCGGDFNAATAMLSELVGSKARLINVSEGECRTLVGLKADGTLLGCEGQLVGKQSPVPIIDTFLLGSTPEPAEWQEVANTSVDEKALWLRSRELPVKPSEEALAALAAADVILYGAGTQHSSVLPSCRIAREAILSSPARIKAQVINLREDHDIQGLSVTDLVDRALFYLDDPSNARRGITHFLYNASGESCNAIRLDPSRLDSGEKYKGATAVGGSFENYVKPNVHNGYAVVDQLLQLLRSAGREAAEGLDIYLDLVGRNLALESIIDELAELPVHDRVGPVSVFLSGAKVPSGWTNSRVLFHESAFEGPNAEVSFLREWLSKRSSEYLVTMTGDGEYRLGDIVPAVEVLRAANYGAVLGSRLQSRLQFRTSLRAAYGESGLLFHLSAIGAFLTSAVFGLRFSVFISDPLTGFRVYRRNQLSAEFQKALSERSSDTAIGVMQRLLECNVEIAEIPVVYRTFTGFTDAKWRFRRGLRNLFRALS